The DNA segment TATCAAACCTGATATAACATGTATGATCTTCAATCAATTTCTTTTCTgcttttgattcttgttttctgTGTGCTGAGTTCTCTTTTCTATGTGTAAAGTGTCAGCGAAAGACCCTAACTTCGAAGCAACCAGACTACACTTCGAAAATCTAGCAAAGAGATATGGGAATCCAATCATAGTACTCAACTTGATCaaggtttgttttctttttctgacTTGTCAATGAAGTTACAAAATCTTGATTCAAGGCTCTAATATTCATTTGATTGTTAAAAAAACAGACACGTGAAAAGAGGCCTAGAGAGACTATTCTCCGTGTAGAGTTCGCAAATGCAATTAAGTTTATAAACAAAGGTCTAAGCAAGGAGGAGCGTCTAAGGCCTCTTCACTGGGATTTGCATAAACACTCCAGAAAGTACGTTGAATGGAGACACAACCCTCATTTGCTTATAAGTTAACACAACATGCTTACTACTGAACATTGTTTTTATTTGCAGAAAAGGCACAAACGTGTTGGGGATTCTCGGCAGGTTGGCTACGTATGCACTGAACTTGACTGGCATCTTCTACTGTCAGCTAACTTCAGATGGGTTTCAGAACCAGAATCCATCCACCGTGGAGTGAGTATCTAAATTTACCAACATTTTTTTTACCTCTACGTAGCTTCTTGCTACAAAGGACAGGTCCTGATATTCTAGAGACTATAGacgatttaataaaaaattcaataaattttattttatttttgaactatgtaatttttttcaaaaggtTTGGGGGCTATAGGCGAATGTTTCATTCAGTTTTGCCCAGGACCGGCCATGTGCTTACCATTGTGTTGCTACCAAATAGCCTTTGGTTTGATTTATAACCTCTTGGTTCTTATTGCAGGAACAATATTGGTGAATGTTCTACTTATGATCTTCCCACTAAAGATGAGATTGCATCAGACTCAGCGGTGGAAAATGGTAATGACAGCAAGGATCGGCAAAAGGAAGCCACCATGTTTCAGAAAGGAGTCTTGAGGACTAACTGCATAGACTGTTTAGACCGCACCAATGTTGCTCAGTACGCTTACGGTTTGGTAGCATTCGGGCGTCAGCTCCATGCTTTGGGATTGACAGAGTCTGATACTATTGATCTAGATAATCCTCTCGCTGAAGATTTGATGGGAGTTTATGAGACAATGGGCGATACTCTTGCGCTTCAGTATGGAGGATCAGCTGCACACAACAAGGTCCCTTTCTTAGCTTCTCTGGACATTACTTTGTTGCCTTGTTATTAAACCTTGCAATGATCTTATTTTCTGTGGATAGATATTTTGTGAAAGGCGTGGTCAGTGGAAAGCGGCTACTCAGTCACAAGAACTATTCAGAACATTGCAACGTTACTATAGTAACGCTTATATGGATGCTGAAAAGCAAGATGCAATTAACTTGTATGCTGTCTTAAACTTTTCTCTCTTTCTAAGCCATCTGGTAATGACACGTTTCACTTGTACTCTTCTTCTACAGGTTCTTGGGATACTTTCagccacaaccagataagccaGCGTTATGGGAATTAGGTTCTGATCAGCATTACAATGCAGCAAGGTTTCTTGCCAGTTCTGTACCTGAGATCTCAAGGTACTTTACACTTGTAGAGTAGTTTGAAACATGTTATGTTACTTACATTACATTTTTTTCCCATGCGTTTAGGTCTACGATGAAACGATCTTTATCAGAAAGTAGCATCCTTAGCGAGGGCAGTAGTACAGTAGCTGGTAGACATGGTTTAGGTGagaaggatgaagaagttaaagGTCTTTCAGATTCAGCACCTGAGATCATCTCAACTTCTAAAACTACTGCCATGATTGCTGGTAGTTTCAGGTAAAAAACTGTCAAATAAATGTTTTACATTAAGGTTGTTGTCAGCTAAATATGGAGAATGTGTTTGTGTTCGCAGTGCTCCACCACCGATACTGGAGGATATAGGTTTAGACGAGATACTTGAAAACGAT comes from the Brassica rapa cultivar Chiifu-401-42 chromosome A01, CAAS_Brap_v3.01, whole genome shotgun sequence genome and includes:
- the LOC103842218 gene encoding phosphoinositide phosphatase SAC2 isoform X3 produces the protein MAAPERSIDQEVDTSSSFLQKFRLYETRSNFYMIGRDKNRTFWKVLKLDRTEPTELNFHQDSTPYTESECFETLRRIHEGNRSAGGLKFVTTCYGIIGFIRFLGPYYMLIITKRRKLGEVCGHTVYGVAKSRIVTIPHASVLSSVAYSKDEKRYKRLLCTVDLTKDFFFSYSYHIMHSLQRNMSNNAEGHTYYESMFVWNEYLTRRIRNNGRDCMWTVALVYGFFKQVKLSVSEKNFRLTLIARRSRHYAGTRYLKRGVNEKGRVANDVETEQIVYEEPQDGRPVRISSVVQNRGSIPLFWSQETSRLNIKPDITLSAKDPNFEATRLHFENLAKRYGNPIIVLNLIKTREKRPRETILRVEFANAIKFINKGLSKEERLRPLHWDLHKHSRKKGTNVLGILGRLATYALNLTGIFYCQLTSDGFQNQNPSTVENNIGECSTYDLPTKDEIASDSAVENGNDSKDRQKEATMFQKGVLRTNCIDCLDRTNVAQYAYGLVAFGRQLHALGLTESDTIDLDNPLAEDLMGVYETMGDTLALQYGGSAAHNKIFCERRGQWKAATQSQELFRTLQRYYSNAYMDAEKQDAINLFLGYFQPQPDKPALWELGSDQHYNAARFLASSVPEISRSTMKRSLSESSILSEGSSTVAGRHGLGEKDEEVKGLSDSAPEIISTSKTTAMIAGSFSAPPPILEDIGLDEILENDCFCYNDDRDGGDQCTCAAFDMDWVSSSGASCEDESLTQSEITKVSKH
- the LOC103842218 gene encoding phosphoinositide phosphatase SAC2 isoform X2, which translates into the protein MAAPERSIDQEVDTSSSFLQKFRLYETRSNFYMIGRDKNRTFWKVLKLDRTEPTELNFHQDSTPYTESECFETLRRIHEGNRSAGGLKFVTTCYGIIGFIRFLGPYYMLIITKRRKLGEVCGHTVYGVAKSRIVTIPHASVLSSVAYSKDEKRYKRLLCTVDLTKDFFFSYSYHIMHSLQRNMSNNAEGHTYYESMFVWNEYLTRRIRNNGRDCMWTVALVYGFFKQVKLSVSEKNFRLTLIARRSRHYAGTRYLKRGVNEKGRVANDVETEQIVYEEPQDGRPVRISSVVQNRGSIPLFWSQETSRLNIKPDITLSAKDPNFEATRLHFENLAKRYGNPIIVLNLIKTREKRPRETILRVEFANAIKFINKGLSKEERLRPLHWDLHKHSRKKGTNVLGILGRLATYALNLTGIFYCQLTSDGFQNQNPSTVENNIGECSTYDLPTKDEIASDSAVENGNDSKDRQKEATMFQKGVLRTNCIDCLDRTNVAQYAYGLVAFGRQLHALGLTESDTIDLDNPLAEDLMGVYETMGDTLALQYGGSAAHNKIFCERRGQWKAATQSQELFRTLQRYYSNAYMDAEKQDAINLFLGYFQPQPDKPALWELGSDQHYNAARFLASSVPEISRSTMKRSLSESSILSEGSSTVAGRHGLGEKDEEVKGLSDSAPEIISTSKTTAMIAGSFSAPPPILEDIGLDEILENDCFCYNDDRDGGDQCTCAAFDMDWVSSSGASCEDESLTQSEITKRDEVTTMEGEVISGIPQGYVRWVMDEEEGHFW